aaagatttgcaaaattttatggaaaatacaaaattactCTAAAAGGTCTAACTGTAATGTGAGTGATAAAGTACCCAGCATCTATCTGtcaaaagcagtttttttttaaattttttttaacgtttatttatttttgagacagagagagacagagcatgaacgggggagggtcagagagagggagacacagaatctgaaacaggctccaggctctgagctgtcagcacagagcccgacacggggctcgaactcacggactgcgagatcatgacctgagctgaagtcggccgcttttaccaactgagccacccaggtgcccctgtcaaaAGCAGTTTTAATGGGATGTACAAACctaggaaagagaacaaaaaaccCCTCACCTGCTTGGAGAGGAGCCCCCTGCAGAGTGTGTACAATGTCACGAACTTGCGGGCTAGTGAACGCGCGTCTGCAAAGCCTTCAGCAACTAACATGATTTCACAGATTAGCTCAATGTCAGGCGCCACCATGGCACAGGGTCTAAAAAGGAAATAcgaaatttagttttaaaacattctaaGGTAATATGTACAGATGGCTGAAATCAAATGATTAATTTGTACCAACATTCTCTCCATTCTGAAGCAGTTCACAATTACCTCTGTCCATCACAGCTAACAAGACCCTCTGCTTCAACTAAAAAATGTCCATCAGTTACTAGATACATAGAAAAAGACGGAATGTCTGGAAATGACAAAAGGATGGGAGTAAGAGCTTAAGGAACATCTGTGGTATATTCTCCTATAAGTCATCACTGTAGAAAACTGAGTGATACTTGGGGCTAGAGGCCACCTTTACCTGTGGCCTGCGCTGAGCTAGTAAATGCTTAATGACTGGCTCTCCAAAAATAGCATTTGCGGGTTTCCACAGAATAAACACCTGCACCATGGCTAACTTCAATCTATCAACATACCACTAAATGTGGGCCTGGGAAGAGATGTGCAGTAGCACACCACCAAGCAGACAAAGCAGATATAAAGGATCGAAGCGCATCAGTATGACTGAAATAGTGATGCGTTCTGAGTATTTatcacttttgttttaaatataatcaaatgTTTATATAATTAAGTTTTCCATTAGTGGCTGTGCTTGTAGAATTCATGAAAATTTAACCATCAGTGCTTTCAAGCTGGTACAGGCTCTTTCTAGCAGGCCACTGCCTCAGGCCAGCTTGGTTAcacttttaagataaaaatttaccAAAACGTAACGTTTAACTCCCCTTCTTGGAGGGGGAGTTCCACAAAGTCCTCCCCAAAGACCACTGCCCTGGACAGCAACATCTGAAAACATTCTATTCAACTGAAGGGcaaaaaaggaaccaaataagtaaataagtctGCTATTTTAGAATTCTTAAAGTACACAGTCCAAAGTGTTCCTCCAcctgcttttataaatataattacagTCTAGAGTGTGCATATCTAGGTTTTCACCCTAAACATTCCTAAGTTTCTTTGGATCTATGCCGTGACTACTTCTCCTATTTAAATTACACCCACACTTTCCCCACACTTTGTACTCTTATCATAGGATAGAAATACTTAAGATGAACAGTAAATAGGAGACAGGACAGAAAAGGCACTGAGTTGACTTGCGTGGTACATACGTTAATACTGACAACTTTTTTTACTGAGCACTTTCTTCACGCCATACAGAGTATGAAAAGCTtttcatgcactctctcccttAATTGTCACAAGTCTACGAAGTGGCTCCTCTGCTCATCAGTATTTTGCGGAGTGCAGACTAAGGTTCTGAGAAGGGCAAGCACATATGCTCAGCCCCGAGGCAGGTCAGTGGTGGCATCAGGACGCTCTCAGGGCTCAGGCATAGTAGCCTGAGTCTCCTCCACTCATGAATGCTACTTGCGTCATCCAAACTGGCCTTCAAACTTTGCTGACATGAGTACTAGCACCGCAACATAAATGAGGCTCTACTTTGTTAGACCCAATTTACGAACACGGCacaaaacaatttcaaattttgAGACCCAAATGAAAACATGCAGGAGATGAACTGGGatacaaatgtaaaaatactGGAAAGATGTACCATTTTCAAATCCAAGTATTCTACAATCATTACGTTTCTAAGGATAGATGgtgtctaaaattatttttttttaaaaatagacatcatACAGCCGCTATGCTAGGCAAGCTgttttatgaagaaagaaaaacatttaataaagcaTGCTGGACTAATTGACTATTTGGGAAAAGAATTCTGTTTAAATACTCATGTTACCaacatgaacaacaacaaaagaagttCTCGACaaataaagtacatttaaaaagtcatactataaaaattagaagaaaatacaaatgaaacatGATTAAATATCTAGACAGATGGACAAGCAAATTTCAAGcttaaaagaagggaaagaaatcacactaaaaactatagaggTTCTTACCTCATATGTTAAATAGCCTATCATTTTGAAGGCGGACACTGAATAATAATACATACTGTGAACAccaaagaattcttgaaaatgtaactgataaacctctagctcaaaaaagcaaaaacaggagagaagacacaaattacccaTAAAAGACATGGACTGAAGATGTCACTAGAGATAATAAAGGAATtttatgaacaaataaatgcCAATACATTCAATAATCTAGCTAATGTAGAAAGACTTCTTAAAAGATGGAAATTAccaaaaactaataaaagaaataaaaaatctgaatagctCCATATCAAAGAAGTTGAgtctatcacacacacaaaaaagaacaaaactcccaaaaaactcccacaaagaaaaacccaggcccagatggcttcactgattaATTCTATCCTGTATTTAAggggtaaataaaaaaaaaaaaatgaacaaaaaccccccaaaaaactcccacaaagaaaaacccaggcccagatggcttcactgattaATTCTATCCTGTATTTAAGgggtaaataaaaaaataaaataaaatgaggggtaAATAATACCAATTCCACacaaactctcaacaaaataggaAAGGGAGCATTTGCCAACCAGTTTCATGAGGACAGCATACCCTAATGTCAAAACAAGATAAAGATACTACAAGAAAGGacactatagaccaatatccctcatggtgtggatttaaaaatccttaacaaaacaggggcgcctgggtggctcaattggttaagtttccgacttcaattcaggtcatgatctcacagtctgcgagttcaagcctcaggttgggcgctgtgctgatagctcagagcctggagcctgcttcagattatgtgtctccacctctcgctacctctccctcactcacacactgtctctgtcactcaaaaatgaatgttagaaaaaaaaatttaaaaagaaaatccttaacaaaatagtAGCATGTTGAGTccagcaaaataaatataaaaaatagacttcctttttcctcttccggGGACGGCGTCTGTAGGCATTCAGAATGGTCCAGCGTTTGACATACCGTCGTAGGCTGTCCTACAATACAGCCTCTAACAAAACTAGGCTGTCCCGAACCCCGGGTAATAGAATCGTTTACCTTTATACCAAGAAGGTTGGGAAAGCACCAAAATCTGCGTGTGGCGTGTGCCCAGGCCAACTTCGAGGAGTTCGTGCTGTGAGACCTAAAGTTCTTATGAGGCTGTCCAAAACGAAAAAACACGTCAGCAGGGCCTACGGTGGTTCCATGTGTGCTAAGTGTGTTCGTGACAGGATCAAACGTGCATTCCTTATTGAGGAGCAGAAAATCGTTGTGAAAGTGTTGAAGGCACAAGCACAGAGTCAGAAagctaaataaagaaatgaagcttTTTTGAGTAATAAAGCAATCAAAGGCGTTTTCTGTTATTGCTGTTGTAATTTGTTAGTATACAGGTTTGGTTTCTATGTGGTGTTTGGGATTCCGTGATTTTTAGTTGAATGCTTTTACTGAAAGACCATAATGGAGGCCAGTGATGGGTAGAATTTTTTGATAGCACCTCTAGAACACTTGGGGAGATTTGAGAAGAGTGGCTGTTATATCTGGATGTTTCTTTTAATTCCGCTGCATCATTTCCATCCAGTCTCCTTCAGCACCAAAACTCAGGATGGAAATTAAACAGTGtttattgacaaaaaaaaaataaataaaataaataaataaatatatatatatatatatatatatatatatatatatatatatataaaatagtatctCCTGACTAAGTAgagtttatcccagaaatgcagcATTAGAGAATTGTTTAGCAATGGAAAACATCAATCAATATAATCTAGCACCTTAACAGAAAAAGGACAATACcacaaaacttctggaagaaaacctGTGAAAAATTTTGCAACTTGGGACTAGTAAAACTTTCTTAactagcatatttaaaaaaaaaattgataaactgtatTCCATCTCATTCAAAATGGACaccatttaggggtgcctgggtggctcagtcggttaagcatccgacttcggctcaggtcacgatctcacggtccccagttcagattccgtgtccccttctctctctgcccctctcctgctcacgttctgtttctctctttctctctcaaaaataaataaaaattaaaaaaaatttaatggacatttaaaatggacaccattaagaaaattaaaaggcaagccACAAATTAAGAGTGAAGTATTTGCAATATATGAATTTAACAAAGGAAGCATACACAATACAGCTCTTCAAAAAAGTGAAGGGAATGGCCAGTAAGTTCAAAGATGTTCAAATCATGATCCATCATGCAAATGCAGCAGACTAAACCGACAATGACATACCTCCACGTATCTATTAGATGGACTACAActtggtaaggatgtagagcaATCGAAATTCTCATATACTGATGGTGAGACTGTAAAATAGTCCCACCATCTTGGAAACCCAACTGGCAGATTCTAATACAGTCAAACACACATTTGCCATGAGACTTTCCTtcataggtatttacccaaaagaagatatatgttcacacaaagatTGTAGAGGactgttcatagcagctttattcataagagCCCTGAACTggaaactcaaatgtccatcaactggtgtaTGGATAAACAGGTTGTAATATGTCTCTACAACAGAATACTAATCACCTACAAAAGACCTACTGATCTCCTCAACTTGGAGGAATCCCCAAACCTTATCATTCAAGGAAAGAAGCTAACACAGACGAGTACAAACGAGTACAGAACATGAACTCTAGGAAAGGCAAATTTAACCTAGAGCCACAGAAGACACATCTGTTGTATGGGGGATGAACGTCAAAGAGGCACCGCTTCCAGGGGTTGGAAATATTccttatcttgattgtggtaaatgtTTTCACAAGCTGTACCCTTAAATGCATGCAATTTATTACATGAAATTATACCTGAACAAAGGTGATTTAAAATAGGAGAGAAACACAACTGGTTCAGATACAGTAGAGCTTCTCTGACAGACTGTTAATAAGTGTATatattggtaaaatatttttggaaggcAGGTCATCGAtaggtattttattcattcaccaggTAATTCTACATGTACAAATCTATTCTGGGTAATAATCTGAAATAGGGTAACTCTTCATGTGAAGAGATATTTATAGTCTGTTTTATGATCAtaaaaaactgcaaagaaaaacacaaaccctTCAGGTCAGACAATAGGGAACAGTGAAGAAAATTATGGATAAGCCGTGAAAGAGACTGTTTTGAAGCTACATAAAATAGCATTTCCAAGGAATTTCCAATAATACAATAAACTACTTatgtcaaaatattaaataagaactaaataaaaatcataccTAAAATAATATCTTAACTTCATAAAATCTGAATTATAAAAGAggccaaaaaaaggaaacaattaccACTTCTGGGTGGTAAAGCTGTaaccttttctttatccttttctgtattttccacataTTCTGTAACTAATAAAAAAACTTTGTTTATAATAAAGACATCCTTATAAAAGAGCTAGTATTCAATGTTCGAACGTACCATGCAACTTTTAAGTAATGATTTTAAGTTCTGGCTTCATATTTCAAAAGAGTTAAACTTATCATGATGGAAGTTCTATCAGGAATCCCAAAGCAATAATAAGGGGTTTTCCACAGGAATTCTCAAgtaaaaacaaatcatttaacAGTGCAAATCAGCAACATTAGGTGGCATGAGTGCTCCAGATGCTAAACCACAAAGCTTAACACTTGCCTGAAAAGAGCTTTGAGATTTTCCGGTAATTCAGTTCGACCAGCATATCCTGGGTTCATCGTAATAAATATTCCAACTGATGGCTTCAGTGTGATGGCTTCCCCAAGAAATACAAATCTACCGTAAGAAGAATGTTGATGGAATTAAAGGTGCTCATTGAATGTGAATACACAATGACAAATGCACACCACtgcaaaatgcaaattcttattAGGCAGCTGTTGATTCTGGGTGATTTTCTTTACAATTCATATGCATACAATTTTGGAAATCTTTGAAGcatgtatattaaaaatacactCCCTTCCCCGCAAAGAGTTACAAATATGGGaagtattgttttatattttagcatGGCCATATATGCTGGAATATAAAAATGAGGACTTGGCTACTGAATCATCGAAATGGGATGTCATTTTTGCCTTCAACATGGGCTGCAATTCCTTGAATGGGACGctgcaaagacagaaaatatcCATGTTAAGAGGACAAAGTGACATCTTTGTTCCACCTTTATTAAGTCTATTTACTCACCTTCCTCCTTCACTGCCTcccatttattcagcaaatatctaCTGACTACCACGGAGAGGCAGAATAGTGTGGTGGCTAGGAAAGCTATCTGTGGAGCCAGATTGTGAGTGTTCAGAGAGCAGCTCTATCACTTTAGGTGTGTTCCAATTCCTTCATCTCATAAAAAGGAAAGGGGGTGGTGATAATATTATCTACTTTACTGGATCatatgaggattaaaagagattatACGTATAAATGGCTAAGAGGACAATGCCTAGAATATGGTACGCACTCAACAGATGTTAGCTATGACTATCGCTATTCTCATCACTTAAATGCATTGGAGAAGAAGCGAAAGATGTGTAGAAAGATCTGCAAGGGTCTAGTTAGGCTGCTGATGGCCAGAGCAATGAAACAGGCAAGAGCCAGAGGAGCCAAAGTGAAGGACAGTAGAAGGAAACTTTCAAATGATGGTAAAAGAGAAAGTGCTCTCTCTTGTTGAAAAAGGCAAGGGCTAGAGTAGTCGAGGAGCTGGGCCTACCTCACacaagggagagggaaaagagacaCAGATTTTAGGACTAAGAGCTTCTCAGATACTAGATAACTAAGAGAAGATGGATTTTGTATAGCCAAGGTAATAAGGGAGAAATCTTCAATCCCAGCATATCAGGCCAGGGAAGGCAGAGAAACCTGACAGGGCCACTCACAGAGAGGGAGCTGCTGTAAAAGGGCCCCTGCGTGCTCTCCCGTGATACAGCAGGGATAGCCACAGTGAAGGGTATAGACTTTGAGGGGGTAGAGCCAGCAAGATGCGCATAGGCTTTGTTGTTGAGGCATGGTTCCACCTCTTAAATTCTTGAATATAAAGAGCATGTAATAATTCATGAAAACATCAAGAAGACTAGCCGTCTGTCCATGGGCCAGCCTGAGACAAACAGGTACAACTTACATACACAGAGACATGGACAAAGAAGAAACTACCAGTAAGTATAGTTAGGAGTATCCAGAAATCCTTGCACGGATCAGTTATCTAAATCTCCTTAAGGATGGcctcggagcacctgggtggctcagtcagttaagtgtctgacttcggctcaagtcatgatctcaccgtttgtgagttcgagccccgcacccggctctgtgctgacagctcagagttttgagcctgtttcacattctgtgtcttcctctcttctctctgcccctcccctgctcatgctctgtctctcaacaataaataaatgttaaaacaaaaaaaaaaaaaagtaaagaatggaTGGCCTCAAATGACATCTGGGTTACATCAAATAATAAGATTTTGActaagaactaaatgaaatacaTCTGGGCAGGGGGAGTCAAAAAGGAAAGAATCTAATCTTCTCTAACATGGTCTTAGAGTAGGGGCAGGTAAGGCAGCAGACATGTGGTCATAGTCAAGTGGTATCCCAGAGCCATGTGATAGAAGCACTGAGAGGTTTTTTAAGAGGTGGGAATTTCTAGATGTCATATACAGTAAGTAAAAACTTCTATAATAGAGTCACAGTTTCCAGGGGCTTTCCCTCACTGGGAGATTGAACCGTCCCTATGGATAAGACAGCTAGCTGAGCAAAATGCCCTAAGGAGTGCGAGTAAGTGGGTAGGCCAGATAAAATGAGATTTCCCTGTATACAAAAAATAGTgcaaagaaaaccacaaacaaatGTTATAAAGGAAACCACTATAATACTAACTTCTCAAATTAAGTCATCAGTCCCCAAGTGCCAGtcatgttttgtcttttagaatgTGGCATCATGTTGAGACGCCGTTAGGCTCTGGATATATCCGGGAAGTTTTTTGGAGTAACCGAGTAACGAGCAGAGCGTAGTGTGTACTCTCCTGTGATGGGACATTGAGCAAGCAGTGTTGGTGGAGACACCAGGATTTTGACTTTGCATCTATTAAATATAAAAGGCCTATGGGGCAGCAAGTGGAGTCCTGAGATGCTCCAACAGGCACTGTCTTTGGAGGTCAAGGTATCAGAGAAAGGAAGTCTGGGCACCCAGCAGCCACCAGCAGACAGATGGTTCTCAAAGCCACATGACTGGGTGGAATTACCAAGGGAATGAGACCCAAAGATTGAGCCTTGTGACATCTAGTACTGATAGgtcagaaaataataacaaaaaataacagcaaacacTGATACAgggctatgtgccagacacttgtCCCAGGGCTCTGCATTTAGTCACCACGATGATCAGTAAGATAGTTTCTATACTTTTTCTGATTTTGTAGATGAGAAGAAATCAGTCCAGGGGCATCCCTGAAGCTGGGAAAAAACCAGGAGGATGGTGGTGTCTTGGAACCAATGTGAAGAAGCGTGTCCGGCAGAATGGAGGGACCGATTGTGTCCAGTGCAAACAGAAGGTCAAgttagaacagaacagagaactgCTAAGTGGATTTAGCATCatcaagagggtttttttttttttaacatataaatgtaGTACACCTTTGTTGcattcaacaattaaaaaataggaggTTATTCAAAATCATTCTTCAAAATAAACCAGTTCCTcttattttatccatttcacGAGACACAGATAGGCAGCAAGCGAAGAAGATGAGGTTTGCTTTTATCCATTTTACAAGACGCAGATAGGCAGCAAGTGAAGAAGACGAGGTTTGCTTCActgttttatgtttctctttgtaTCCGTaacaagagaaagaagccaggcgCTACTCAcctctttttcctgtttctgatGGCATCATGTATCATTTTCACTTGCACTGCCACCACTGACAGAACCTCCACAGAAATTCGATTGAATTCATCAAAGCAGCCCCAAGCTCCTGTCTGCACCAATCCCTTATAGATATTTCCTATGGACTAAATCAAAGAGCGAGCCATTGAGAATTTAACAGAAGAAGGTTTTGAGCTATTAGTTTTCAATCATTCCAAATCAGGAATAAATAATATTGTCAGAGTATAACATTTTATGACTATCTTACTTTGTAGTCCATTTGCTCTGAACAGTTGAATACATAAACCATCATGCCAAGGGCACGTCCAAGATCTTTGgtggtttctgtttttcctgtACCTGCTGGGCCAGCTGGGGCTCCACTCATGGTTAAATGAAGTGATTGAGTTAAAGTGATGTAACACctttcaataacaaaaaataccAATGTTACAGGCTGATATCATATTTCTAGAAAACATAATGGAGAATAcaactttgtttttttagtttaagaAGTCAGGCTCTACAATATGGTCATAACAATCAATATTAATATACCTACGATTTGTTCATGGCAATAACAAGAGTCAGAATAATAATTtataacaaatttaattttaggttggctacttaaaaaaaataaagcatgtattgctttttcttattttctaagagCTGTGTATCAATACAAATAACACTTGATTTGTAATGCCATTGAATCTCTGATATGTCTAGGTAGAGATACTATTGATATGGCAGACAAGGTCTCAAAACTattgtttataaaagaaaaacagaaatcttgGTGATGAATTAAACACTGACTTCATTAAACTGATActtaatgaatacattaaaagatGAGAtacgtaaatatatataaatgtaaagtatgcaaatatatatgtatttcaatatataaagcaactacacaaaacaaaatttgttacattaaaatatatatcaggAATTCATTTTGAACATGTTGCTACATGCATTTAGATTATGATAATACCTATTTTTACAGGAAAGATTCAGAGGTTCTCCGGCTGAGGAGAATTATACAAAGACAGAATTTAATacttgtaaaaaaagaaaaactaacaaataGCAAGGATCTAACATGAGGTTTTCATAAATTACTTCTGTCTTACTACAGACAGTGGACCTAATAGAAAGACATACACATGGACATCTGCAGTCAAGGGACTAGGGTCTACTTTGCCAATCATCAGATGTTAATCTTAAATAAGTATTTTGACATCAATGTGCCTCTCATTTCATATTACAACGTGCCTCTGTAATATGAGGAATTTATTGTACGGATTCATTAAAAATGCCAAAGATAGATGCCTTAAATTCAGAGTGCTAGGCAAACAGAAGCAATTACTTATGCAAATGTAAAGTGTATCTATATTTTACGGTCATCACATGTTTAAGCACATCTTACAATGAATATGGAAAGCAAAGACCTCTGAACTAGgaattacagtatttttttacAGTGCAGACTATCTGCTAATAATCTTCTCTCATGTATCCAAGTTTTGGTTGGACATGTGGCTATTTGCTCCAACTAgatttccccccaccctccagccagGAGCAGCCAAGTGACCAAACTCCAATGAACACACTGTGTGCTGAAATGCTGTAGAGAAATCCCACAACAGCTCCTTCTAGATcttttgccttctttcacttgCCAAAACAAAGGCGGAAGTCTTGTTTGGCATGTTGGCCACTTGCCAGCCTGTACTACTGAGCCCTTCTCCTCTGGACTGTTTCTTATGCAAGTGACACATCTGCCTCCATGGACTTGACCTCATTATGTTTTGGGTCTCTCTGTAACGGCTTATCCTTCACACTCCTACCCAGTCCACCTGCACTCCAGCCCAAGTCTCTCAGTTACAAGCTGGTTGACCTACGTCTCTGAACCTGCCCACGTAGGGAAGCAGGAACTGTTGCGGAGGTTGACTGCCCTGCCTACCACACACAAGGGGAAGATCAACATCATACGAGATGTAATGAGCATGTTTGGAAGGCAACATTGTGTTAATGTAAACAATGAGTAAACAACCCAAAAAACgtaatggaaaagaaatgttcACCAAGTGAACATCTTACACAGCACCATTCACTCTATCAAAAGGAACATTCAGCTTCCTTTTAAGCTGCAAATAAACcacatagtgatttttttttaatcaaaaagttAATAAGCTATTAGTCCTCACTTACTGGCACACTCTGAAGTGTCTCTTCCCATCTTCTCCTACACCCTGTGCCTCCCTTCTTCTCATCTTTATTTATAATGGCACATATATAGTAGACTTTTAGCATTTGAAGTTTTGACTACTCTCAAGTGATTTTGTCAAGATACAAATTTTAATCTCTCACACTGAAAGAAGTACATAAATTAACCAGTTAAGATAGCAAACAGAGTTTTAGTTAGAGACAAGTTAAAGAgaactgaatcagaaaaacagaattacAATTCATCAGTGATGAAATCGGGAGCAGATTAATACAAGCAAGAATAATCACAAAGCTAGTGCAAGAATTTCACGGACTTCCTAAGACCATCAACACAAGCCAGCTCTACTGACATATTTAAAACTGctgacactgtcttttttttttttcttttcttcttcttttttttttttttttttaagagatggagCGGGAcggagagcaagcagaggaggggcagaaagagaaggagacagagaatccaaagcaggctctaggatctgagctgtcagcagagagcctgatgtggggctcgaacccacaaatgtgagatcatgacctgaattgaagtcagatgctcaaccgagacACCTaggagcccagaaaaaaaaacgCCTACGCTTTCATTCCCAGATAAACTGTATGTATGGTGAAACTGGAAAAGTAGGAACACTCTTGTGATTTTGAGGTGTCTTTCCTCTTTCACGAATGCCCATGAATATACGTGTGCTTTCTCTCACCAAGTAATTCAACAGAGGATGGAATACTAATACGGAATTTCATGCCAAAGTGGCTTATCCTTACCTACAACATTCTGACGGTATGTATATATTGACTTAAAGTCAAGCGGCAATGAACTTTTAATAATAGTAATCCCCTCCCTTTTGACCTACTTGAGCCATATTGGCTCTGTGTTTATCTCTTGAACAGGCTGATGTCTTTCTCATCTTAGAAACTGTGCACTTGTCTCTGCCTGTCACTTTCTGCCTTAGGATGTTTGCATAGCTAGTTCCTACTTGTCATTTACGTCCCAACTCAAATATCCCCTTACCCAATCTATAGTGGACTCTCCATTCAAAATGCTTTTTAACATATCAccctatttcatttttgttttaccaTATATTACCACCTAAAATAACTGTTAATTTGATTATTGTTCCTCCTCATTCCCAGCCATTCACATGCCACAGTCAACGAGAAAGTGCATTCTATGAGAGCAGGACCCCTGTCTCTTTAATTAATTCTGGAAAAGCACTCAGCACAGTATTTCCTAAGTGTTTGTTAAACCATTTCATGGACCTATGTTCCCACTCTTCTTTTCTTCACTGTAGGTAATCCCTCAAAAATTAATCTGAATGTAGGCAATTCCTATGTTTACACTTTCCATAAAGGGATGCAATTGTGGGAGGCAGTTACAAACCCTGGAATCAGAATGTTAGCCATGGATAACAGGAGAGAATGGACTCAATGATCACAAGGGCTGCCCTCTGCCATATTaatctggtcatgatttcatgatctgTCTATCCAGTGTCTCTATCTCTGCTTCTCTAATTTGGTTCTCTTGACCTTATCTCAAACTAAAGTCAATGTCTACCATGCAACTCCATTAGCCCATTTACACACGTTTTCATAGTTTCCACGTTTGTTCATCATTTTCTCTCACACCTTTCTGTTCCATCTCACACACCCTTACCCACACTAGGGGACTATTCTGGTTCACTTTTTCTCAGCTGACTTCCACTTAT
This DNA window, taken from Neofelis nebulosa isolate mNeoNeb1 chromosome 4, mNeoNeb1.pri, whole genome shotgun sequence, encodes the following:
- the LOC131509301 gene encoding large ribosomal subunit protein eL34-like, whose protein sequence is MVQRLTYRRRLSYNTASNKTRLSRTPGNRIVYLYTKKVGKAPKSACGVCPGQLRGVRAVRPKVLMRLSKTKKHVSRAYGGSMCAKCVRDRIKRAFLIEEQKIVVKVLKAQAQSQKAK